CATATGGTGGCATTGAGAAACAGAGATATCTGCTGGTGCGTGGtagagatttttattttttgaaatgccGCTAccaaatatgtttctcattggaatcgaatcttggGTACACATATGTATAACCCAATCGATTCTTGATTGAGTCACCTCTCATTGGCGCAAgtgtttatactttatataCTCGCATATTTTCTGGTTATTTTCaggtaataaataaattataaatttctgTTATCTGGACCTATTTTTCCGAAAGGCcaaaattattaataaaatgCACATATAAGTGGATCAAAGGttagaagtgatagggatctcagtcAACCctgtagtggatgtgtcactctttgATTCAATCATAAGGTTTTGTGGGCTCTTACACTTAGATCGATAAGGGATAAGATACACTACTAGGATGATTGAGATCCCATTTACTTGGATCTCtaaaattttttatcaaaagcCCACTATAGTGGATGTGTCTCTCTCTAGATATATTTTTTCGCAATTCAAAGCTTAAAAAGGTTTAGATCTATTGTTTCtattattccttgtttttattTAGGTGTAGATGTTGGGTACATGATTTTCGTTTAGGATTTTCATGAGTGCTGGatctgaaataattaatctgCAAAGTTCTAcaaaatcattcagacatgttcATGTTACTGCAACTATTGTTTatattctttcttgtttttatttaggTGTATATGTTGGGTATATGATTTTCGTTtaggattttcttgagtttttgAGTGTTGGATATGAAATAATTAATTTGCTAAGTTTTgcaaaatcattcagacatgttcatgttactattttgaCAGTAATATAATAAACAAAACTCTTGTTATATTTCTTACTGGAACGAATGAACTTCAAAAATACTCGATTTATAGTACATGGTTTCGCATTATAACGCcaatacattaacatgataatATAGGTAAATATTAGcgtaatattaatttttgcaacaataACATGAAAAAGCCCAACAGAAAACCCATTTCATTGGTGGCACTTTGCTCCAATATCTCTACTTGAAGAACTCCATTACCCAAAAATTACAAGGAAAGCATTCGTATGTTATGCCACGAAACCCGGAAGCAGTGGCCAAAGCCATAAATTCGTCTCGCGTTCTTTCCTTTCCACCGGGATTCTGGGTCATCATCATAACATCGGATAGATGGGTGAATTTTGTTGGAGCCCTTTCATCTGGCACAACTGGAAGGACAGCTTCCATGACTATGACTTTCCCATCTTTTGGTGTGGATTTGTGGCAGTTTTTTAACAATTGAATGCAATGCCTGTCACTCCAGTCGTGAAGGATTCCCTGCAAATGTTATTATTAAgctcaattaattaatatatatttatgacCCACCTGTAAAGTCGTAGGGATTAAATCTAAAGTTCAAAgttcaattttcaaaaacaatgtgtATATTATGAGTGTAAGATCTACGTTAATTCCGTCTATCCCCAATCCCGCCCACTGTAGAAGAGGACGGATAGACTCCATCACTGCACAAGccagccttgtgcacgagattttaaaaaattatcataCCTTCATGAAAATTGCTTCTCCTTGGGGAACTCTTTCAAACATGTCTCCCCCAACATGTTCAATACCTGAAAAAGTGGAGTCAGGGTGGGGCTTTGAAGCAtttgagcatatatatatagtaaaagACAAATACTTACCAGGGTGGGGTGAGGCATCTTGGACTATGTGGGGCAAGTCAAAATTGATCCCCTTAATATGAGGATATTTGGATATGATTGCACGTAGACTCGCCCCTTGGTTACCTCCCACATCAACGAGTTGCTTTAGTGACTCGAATCCTTTGTAATTCGCGACGATCTCCTTCATCACGATAGTGGTATGATTTAACATTGCTGTGTTAAAAAGGCTGTTAAACCTTGAATCAGTCTTTGGATACTCAAATGCATGCATCCCATGTGCTCTGTCAAATGGAACTCCTCCTTCAAGAAGTGCATCTTTCAGGTGAGACCTGCAGTGATAAATGATTTAGATGATTAATATCATTTACTTACAACTAATTGAAAAAATTTCGATAAACAAGAATAACTCAAGCACAAGCATGCGTTTTGAACAGCCCACTAAGTAGTTAAAACTTATAACCATTGTCGAGGGAATCAAGAAATGTGACTCCTACCAGCTCTGAAAGAAGACGTTGTCATTGTTCAACGACATAGATGCTCCAAGTGATATTACATCCTCGTCACGCACAAAGAATCTCGAAATCCGTGACAAACTGTAAACTCTTTCGGAATTGCGCAGATAACAGCTAATCACATTGTGACTAGCGAGTAGCCGGAGAATCCTGTCCAGCATTGATTCCGCTTCCTGGTTCTTAGCAGGTAACCGTTCAATTATGTCCGAAGCAGAGAGTTGTTTCGGAGTAGCTTTTGCTATGATGTCAAGGACACCAAGATCAACCGCGGCTTGCATTGTCATTGGAAGCACCAATGACATCGCCAGCCAGCTGGCCTCCGCAAACGTATCTTCATCAATGTTATTCTCTCTTAAGGACTCCATTGATTTGTTCACTGATACTTCGTCTCAATTAAGATTTTAAGTTTGGAATATTGAGTGCTAAAACACTTGTCCTAAGGCACCTATTTATATTGGTTGATGGGCGgccaataattaaataatatatagtaTTGTGGAATTTAAGGCACAATTTTAGTGCATTATGTATTTATGAAAAAGATGTTAAAGAAAAAGTAGTCCTTGACCCTGAAATGATCGCGATGTGTCGTTACATGTCGTGGTGAATCACgcatctagaaaaaaaaaacatatagtaTTGTGGAATTTAAGGCGTAGTTTTAGTGCATTACGCATTTATGAAAAAGATGTGAAAAGAAAAAGTAGTCATTGGTCCCTGGAATGATCACGATGTGTCGTTCAGTGTCGTGGTGAATCACACATCTTTTTTTTCTAGTTCTTGAGTGAATGAATGATGCATCTTCTTAGTAGTTGTTTAGTCAAAGGACAACAGCATTGCATTGTTCATTGCATAGGAAAAGTATggttaaaaccttttttttaagaaaataaggCATGTTAGGAATTGCTTGACATAACACAAACATACGCAAGAGATAGTGATTTATGTAGATTAGTAAAGATGTCTATATTCACGGAATGTTACAAGTAACTATGAACAACTCTCACAAAGGAGATGCAAAATAATTTTTAGTCAATCACTGTAACTTCCAAGTTCCTTCCTTGTGCTGGCTGCTGATCAAAATTCAAGTTGACTGCTCTTCCAagtcttttttatttcttggtGGTCCAATCAATGATGACTACATCATCAATATTTGTTATGGTGATTAGCTGCCGAGTGTCCTACTGATGGGAGATGTTGAAGCGTTTCACTTTCATTTTCCAAAAGGACAAATGTGCCCGCGATTTTGTTGGAGACATTTAGTTGTTAATCCAATCAATATGAGTGTGAGGCGAGCATGCGACGAGTGTGAGGCGAGCATGCGACGAGTGTGAGATGAATATTATCGTatttggtatgaaatgaagagtgagcatgagtgttaaaattttaattgtataattttcatactacccaattttttgtatataaaaataagaatatattaatttaatggttgtgattacttcttaataaAGGGTATAATAGTGTTTTGAATATCGTAATTGTGCATATATACTTAAGTGAATGTTTATGCCTAttttctatgtgaatttgatatataTACCTGCTTGAATATATACTgaaaattcagttttgaaaatgcacatagatggactaagttagggcaacaattctccaattatcatattttaaccaacttaggttcaaatgacttgaaacttgaactaCATAACCATGAGAGTCTTATATATGTTCTAGGATAAGATTCAAGTAAAATTAAGTCCATTACACTCaaatttggtcatatgctttaattccgccaaaactaggtttaactaaatgcatatgtgttcttttgtgaacgtggtgaaccaaatgaactctgATTTACATGAAATTCTGTGTGAACCTTAGTTTCAtcattatgaacatattttacTATAAaggttcaagagaaaatgtcatttacatagAGTTTACAAAATGACATTTTATCggttttcactattagtgacctatttgcttggttgagtgactaAACGATTCTCGattattatgaaattttatatgggcATTCTAATATgtctaaaatgatttatcatgcagtaattttaattttatagatTGTTTTCGAATATGATTAACGTAAGTGTCTtttatgaagctctttgagcttacatacaattggggagttctacctcctatttttttataggttaatcatcatgaggatgttgtATCACTCAATATTCAGTTTGGAAAGTAATTGGAAGTCTGATTTTCAGTTATGAGCTTGAGCTCTAGGAAATCTAGAAAATCTTAGAGTATGTTTGGTATACAtgtttttcaattgttttctgttttcaatttctagaaaatagaaaacgttATGGAAAACGCGTTTGGTTGATGGATTTAGAAAAcatggaaaatgaaaataattagaaaatagaaaacaataaaaatacgTTTTCTAAATTGGAAAACACGGAGTCTTCCGTCTTCGTATCCTCTCCGTCTTTCGTATTTCAATTCCTCTTTGGGCATCGCTCTTGCAATCCTTCGTGCTCTTCCGTCTTGGTATCTTTCGTGCTCTTGCGATCCTCTGCTCCCTCGATCCCTATCTTCCGAGACCATTATGAGATGTTGGTCTCATAGACATCCTGATTCTGACCCAATTCACTGCTATAAACGAGCAACACGATCGAGGAATCCAATCTCAAGAAGAGATCTGGAGGTAGTGTCGCAATATTTGATACCAGGTAGGCTCAGCTCTTAAAAAACGGTCAGTTCGTCTTTCGTCTTCCGTCCTCCGTCTTCCTCAAATCAGATCTGCGACTTCGACTTTCGGAAGGAGGAGAGGCTCCTCGAGGTTGCAGGTAATCATCCCTTCAACTTCGATTTTCCATTTTTTCTATTATTGAATGAATCATATCACCAAAAGGAACCTGCCTTCCGTTTGAAATtcttattatattttagtttCAAATAAGAAGCTGAGCTAGGGTACCcagatgaaatttttttcttaatcgTGAGCAATGGACATGGTTGAATTTCTATAGGATGTGTCTTCAGTACAGCCTTTACAATTTGTGAATTCAACTGAATAGGTGAAAGGAATTTGTTCTTTTGAGTGATCTTATTGTTTAGCCCATATATCTCATGGATTCTCTTTGTGTATGAAACCCTTGGCATGGCTTGCTTAAACTTTACTAGTTGAAGGTTGTCAGGGATCGCTCAGATCGCAGTTTCTTAGTACATATTACttatttcaatttaatgttGTTTCTGGTTGTTCATTTCTTAGAGGCCTATGATGCACTTGACCCGACTGGAAATATCACAATTAAATGGGATGTTTTTAGCAGGATAGATTAAGTAGTTACTGGGAGTCCAAAGTTTCTAAAGGgcatttttcttttgatgttaGAATCTCATCAAATGCATTGTTGTTGTTTTAGGACTTGTCTTAGTTATAATCTGTATTTTCAGATCCAATGGTTGTTAATTAACATAAGTTGAAATGATTTCTCTCATCAAATGCATTACTGTTGTTTAAGGACTTGTTCATGTTGCTGAATTATGATAGTAAGACAGACTCAAATGTTGGCGTCTTGCTAATGCTGTTAATAGAATAGAAATGTGAAATCCAACTACGCCATGTTGATTTTTGAGGTTTAAAGTGCTTTTACTAATGCATGGTTGTTTCATTTTGTGGGACACACACAGACACTGTCTAATATCTCTTCTTAAAAAGTAATAACATGTATGTGTAATGGGGTAATTTTATCTTTGTCAATTCTGAAGTGTCAAACTTGTAATGGCttacaaaatcaaaatccatatatgatatatgcacTGGCACTGCACATtaatccaacaaaaaaagaaactggcttttttttcttcatagtaATTCTCAATGTCACACACATCttgagaagagagaaagagaaatctttttttatatttctctcCTCATCAATGGTTTGGCTTTGCTTGTGTGGTCTTTGAAGAGAGTTGTCTTTGTGTGGTGTTTGCAGCCTTTTCTATGCCTTTTATGCTAAAATTTTCTTCATTGTTATTTGATTAAGTCTGATTTTCTTTCATATTATTTCAAGTAATATCAGTCTTTCTAATTCTTCTGTTTTCTTGCAGAGCACACTTTATTCTCTTGTCGTCAAGATATCAGATTTGTACATCTTAGTGAAGCGAAAACTTGCTGAACTTGGACTTCTACAGAGGTCTAAAACTCTATCCAGAATTCTTGAAACTCAAGTAAGGCTTATGTAGCTTGatgaattattatatatgtactTGTGCGTCTGTCAGTCTTGCACAACTGTTACTTTTATGAAGTTGACTTTTTAATTCTGTCCTGCTTGTTATATGCTTAACTAACTGCTTATGAAGAAAACCTCCAAAGGAAAAATCTTTATATATAGTGTTTAGTAGTATTTTTCAGCTTTGAAAGTTGTGGTCATTATCATTAAGAGTGTAAGGAAGAAACATTTGCTGTAATTCAccaatttttttcctattttggaGTGACCAACCTTTACCCAGTATTGTGGATGTCAACTTGTTTATGCTGGAGAATTTGGAAAGGAATGGTTGTGGCAAGACTTTTATTTGaagagatatatatgtataattagTTCTTTGATACTTTTTTCTGCTACCCACTACTGTTCTTGCGTATTGGGAATTTCTAGCATATGGTGAGATACTATTGCTATGAAAAGTAATATGGTGAGATACTATTGCTATGAAAATATAATCAAAGGCAATCAGCATGTATTGAGATCAAATAATTTCCATTGGTTTCTGTTTTTGAAGTAATATTTGTAGGGATGACAAGTATAGCAACTTTATAACTAGTTTGTTTGCCTATCTTTTGTATGATCATAGTTGAATTTACATTTATTCAATAGACAATATGGGAGACAAAAGTAGCATTAGTATGGAGAAAATTGAATGGCCAAGACAAAATGTAGCTACTTTTGTTGCGATTATTTATGAGAAAGTGAAACAAGGGAAGTTGCAGACCTCCACTTTTAAGCCCGAtgtttggaatgacataaatcaAGAGATGAGAATTGCTGTTGGGAAAGATTATGGGGTTAATAAGTTAAAGGGAAAGTACAATCGTTTACGGTTGAGGCATCGATTGTTTTCTGCATTGCTAGCTCACACAGGGGTTACATGGGACCCAGACATGAACCAAGTCAATGCTCCTGAAGAGGTGTGGGGTGAATTTTACAAAGTATGTAATATCAAGATTTTACTTTCTATTATTGCTTAAATTTTACAAGATAtgtaaaattaacaaaaattatttaaattattgCAGAAAAATATGAAAGAGTACAAGTCACTTAGGAAAGAAGGTTGCGAGCATTACCCCATACTTGGTGAGATATTTGGAGGCACTTCAGCAACGGGGGGTTGCACTATGCTTCAACTGAGAATCCTCCAACATCGGAGGAAGAACGACAATTAGaggatgatttttttaatacaggAGTGCATGTTAACACAGAGAAAGTTGATGAGAATGAAGGTGATAGTAGTTTAAGCAAACGCAAGAATGATCAATCATCCAATTCCCGCCGACAGAAAGTATCCAACTCCTCTAGACTTGAAAAACTTGAAGCAGCCATTGACAAATGGTCAGCCACAGTTACAACTTCTTCTACAATCAAGAATGATGAATCAATAGCAAGAAAGGAATACTTTCTTGCTAAGGTGGAAAAATATAGGAGTTGTCAAACTACTCAGGAAAATGATGCATACTCCATGGAAGTGTGCTTGGACATAATCAACAACATGGATCATTTGGATGATGATACTTATAGCAAAGCAACATTGGCATTTGAAAATCCAATGAAGAGAATGACATTTGTGAAGATGGAGCAGAGTAGGAGGACGCCTTGGTTGGAACGTCTTTGATCTTTTAGTTTCTAATTGAGTTTTGAACTTTGTGTTTGAACAactattgttttttatttttgtaatgaTGTTTGAACTTTGTGATTGAACAATTTGTGGATTTTTCTTTTACCTAATGATGTTTGAACTTCTGTGcttgaatatttttcttttacctaATGATGTCGTTGTAACTTTATGTACAGATATGTCATCATCTTCTACTACTGATGATTATTCTGATCATGATGATCAAGAAGACCAATTACAGGATCTTCTTGCAATTGAGTTGTTTGTAGAATGTGAAAAACAATTTGTAGAACAAATGCCATGTAGAACATCGGCACTGAATGGGAAAATGTACACACTTGAAGTTCTTGATGGTCATCCAGCTGTATGCCATGAAATGTTTCGCATGGAGAAACATGTGTTTAGAAATCTATGCGATACTTTGAAAGATATGGGTTATTTGAGAGATGGAAAGAAAGTCAATGTGGAAGAGGGAGTTGCGATGTTCTTAAGAATAGTTGGGCATAATGATCGACACAGGGTTATAGCTGATCGTTTTCAGCATTCCATCTATACTGTCAGTAAATGGTTCAAGCGAGTGTTAAGAGCTGTTTGTAAGTTGGGTACGCACATTATCAAGTAAACACATAGTACTGGTGTTCATGAACACATTCTCCATAATCCCAAATATTACCCATATTTTAAGGTAATTTACTTATGtaatcttattattattattatttttatatgtttacATATACCTTATAAATATTGTCATGTAGGATTGTATTGGAGCTATTGATGGTACACACATTTCTGCATGGGTCCCAGCATCAAAACAAACGGCTTTTCGTGGGAGAAAAGTACTTGTTACTCAAAATGTTATGCTTGCTTGTGATTTTGATGTGATGTTTACTTTCGTGTATGCTGGATGGGAAGGAACAGCAAATGATTCAAGGGTATTCATTGATGTTTTGAGTAGGAGTTCAAACAACTTTCCTAAGCCACGTGGAGGTATATTTTTCCTGTTATTATATATTACAATTATCATTAACTACCAtagattaattatgattttatttttgctaGATCAATTTTAT
This genomic stretch from Tripterygium wilfordii isolate XIE 37 chromosome 22, ASM1340144v1, whole genome shotgun sequence harbors:
- the LOC119991969 gene encoding anthranilate N-methyltransferase-like, whose product is MESLRENNIDEDTFAEASWLAMSLVLPMTMQAAVDLGVLDIIAKATPKQLSASDIIERLPAKNQEAESMLDRILRLLASHNVISCYLRNSERVYSLSRISRFFVRDEDVISLGASMSLNNDNVFFQSWSHLKDALLEGGVPFDRAHGMHAFEYPKTDSRFNSLFNTAMLNHTTIVMKEIVANYKGFESLKQLVDVGGNQGASLRAIISKYPHIKGINFDLPHIVQDASPHPGIEHVGGDMFERVPQGEAIFMKGILHDWSDRHCIQLLKNCHKSTPKDGKVIVMEAVLPVVPDERAPTKFTHLSDVMMMTQNPGGKERTRDEFMALATASGFRGITYECFPCNFWVMEFFK
- the LOC119991522 gene encoding uncharacterized protein LOC119991522, encoding MGDKSSISMEKIEWPRQNVATFVAIIYEKVKQGKLQTSTFKPDVWNDINQEMRIAVGKDYGVNKLKGKYNRLRLRHRLFSALLAHTGVTWDPDMNQVNAPEEVWGEFYKKNMKEYKSLRKEGCEHYPILGEIFGGVHVNTEKVDENEGDSSLSKRKNDQSSNSRRQKVSNSSRLEKLEAAIDKWSATVTTSSTIKNDESIARKEYFLAKVEKYRSCQTTQENDAYSMEVCLDIINNMDHLDDDTYSKATLAFENPMKRMTFVKMEQSRRTPWLERL